A part of Spiribacter vilamensis genomic DNA contains:
- a CDS encoding branched-chain amino acid ABC transporter permease — translation MIEFIQLLMNGILLGSILALGAVGATMIFGVLRFAHFAHGDFMAIGAYFALTVVTVFNLPVLAALPVAMVLTAGLAIAIDQVVYRRIRRVQPVILLIASFATALVLRSFIQMVWGSSNQVYQTGIQMPMNFGPFTFKPDHLLIFGAAAVLVVAVHLFLSRTKMGKAMRAMSDNMDLALVTGIPANRVIIWTWAIGGSLAAAAGVFLGMDTRLHPVMGWTLLLPIFAATILGGIGRPYGAILGGLVIGCAMELSTLVIPGAYKPAVAFAIMVATLVFRPQGIIKGNA, via the coding sequence ATGATTGAGTTCATCCAGCTTCTCATGAACGGCATCCTGCTCGGCAGCATTCTGGCACTGGGTGCCGTCGGGGCCACCATGATCTTCGGCGTCCTGCGCTTCGCGCATTTCGCCCATGGCGATTTCATGGCCATCGGGGCCTATTTCGCACTGACGGTGGTGACCGTATTCAACCTGCCGGTCCTCGCCGCCCTGCCGGTGGCCATGGTGCTCACCGCCGGGCTCGCCATCGCCATCGACCAGGTCGTCTACCGCCGCATACGACGGGTCCAGCCGGTTATCCTGCTGATCGCCTCGTTCGCGACGGCACTGGTATTACGCTCGTTCATCCAGATGGTCTGGGGGAGCAGCAACCAGGTCTATCAGACCGGTATCCAGATGCCGATGAATTTCGGTCCGTTCACGTTCAAGCCCGATCACCTCCTGATCTTCGGGGCGGCAGCCGTACTGGTGGTCGCCGTCCACCTGTTCCTTTCCCGCACGAAAATGGGCAAGGCGATGCGGGCAATGAGCGACAACATGGACCTGGCACTGGTGACCGGCATCCCGGCGAACCGCGTCATCATATGGACCTGGGCGATCGGCGGTTCGCTGGCGGCGGCGGCCGGGGTTTTCCTCGGCATGGACACGCGCCTGCACCCGGTCATGGGCTGGACACTGCTGCTGCCCATTTTCGCCGCCACCATCCTGGGCGGCATCGGACGCCCCTACGGCGCCATCCTCGGCGGGCTGGTCATCGGCTGCGCGATGGAGCTCTCCACCCTGGTTATCCCGGGGGCCTACAAACCGGCGGTGGCCTTCGCGATCATGGTGGCAACGCTCGTCTTCCGGCCGCAGGGCATCATCAAGGGGAATGCCTAA